A region of the Nocardia asteroides genome:
GTGACGGATTCGCCGAGCTGCCAGCGTCCGGCTTCCGGTCCCGCGGCGGCTTCCACCGTGGCGCCGGACGCGAGCAGCAGGCCCTGGTGCTTGGCGAGTTCACACAGGCGAGCGGCCTCGTTCACCGCGTCGCCGATGACGGTGAACTCGTAGCGTTGATGAGCGCCGACATTGCCGGCGACAACTCGCCCCGCGGCCACTCCGACAGCGGCCGCGAAGTCGCCTGCGGTGGTGTCGAGCCGGGCCCGGATCGCGCGGGCGGCCGCCAGCGCCGCACCCGCGGCGTCGGACAACGGCGTCGGCGTGCCGAACACGGCGAGGGCGGCGTCACCTTCGAACTTGTTGATCAGCCCGCCGTGACGTTCCACTTCGTCCACCACGATCCCGAAGAACCGGTTGAGAAGGGCGACCATCTCCGGCGCCGGAATGGTCGCGGCCATCGTCGTCGAGCCGACGATGTCGATGAACAGGGCCGCCGCGTCGGTCTCCACGCCGCCGAGGGTCGGGTCACCCGCCAGCGCGGCCGCGGCGACCTCCCTCCCGACGTGCCTGCCGAACAGGTCCCTGATCTGCTCTCGCTCGCGCAGCCCCTCCACCATGTGGTTGAAACCGCTCTGCAGCTCACCCAGTTCGGTGCCGTCGTAGACGGCCAGCGCGACATCGAGATCGCCGTCCTCGACCTGACGCATCGCCCGGCGCACGCCGAGGATGGGGGCCACCGTCGCGGCCAGGGTCTGCGTCATCAGCAGCAGACCGAACACCAAGGTCGCTCCGCCCAGGGACAGCACACAGACCGCCAGCCGGGCTTTGGTGACGTCGTCCATCACGAGCGCAGAGACCGCGAGCACCATCATCCCGGCCACCGGAACGCCCGAGCCGACCACCCAGACCACCAGTGCGCGTCCGAAGACGCCGATGCCGCGGCGTCGGCCGGAAGCCGCGGCTTCCAGCACCCGGGCCGTGACGGGACGCAACGCGAACTCGATGATCAGATAGCTGTTCGCGCAGACGACGATGGCGCTGATCGCGATGCCGAACGCGACCTTCGGAATCAGCCGCGGCTCGGCCAGGCCGTACAGCGTCGTCAGCAGGACGAGTCCGCCGAACCACAGCAGCGCTTGATCGCGTACCAGCCTGCGCGGTATCGCCGTGGTCGCGGCCTGCTCCTCCTCGGTCGGCACGCGCTCCGGGTCGGTGGCCCACCGCAGCGCACGCAGCCCGCGCGTGGTGCCCCACCAGAGCCCGATCAACAGCGCGCAGGCGGCGTACAGCGGTGCGGCGAGCACGTCGAGCAGTAGGAGGTCGCGACTGAACACCGACGGCCCCGGCAGTACGAAACCGACCAGGACGATCGACACGACCATGCCCGTCAGGTTTCCCAGCAGAGTGGGGACGGTGAGCAACAGCTGGATGCGGACCCGTCGCAGCCCCGAGGACTCCTCAGCGGACCCGAGCAGTCGCGACCCCCATGGCGCCGCGGCGAGCGTCGCCTCCCTGTGTTGCATGGGTGAAGCGTAGGCCGCCCGGCGACCCACCGCCGCCGGTCGTGCCCGCCCTGGCGTGGCCCGCGCTCAGGGCGGTCGAGCAGCCCCATCCGACGCGGCGCGTTCGACTTCGCGCCGCACAGCGGCGGGCCAGGGAGCGGCTGCGCCGATCGAACGAGCAGTTCGTCCGCCGGTAGGCAATCGACGCTTCACGTGGCTGCCCCCGCTCTCGCCGCCACAGACCGAGCGGCTCGACCGCCAACTGTTGCGAGCTGATCAGCGGCCCGGCGGGGTCGGAGCCGGGAAGTTCTGCGCGGCGGCCGAGCAGTTCATTCCGGTGGGTGCTGGTGAGCCGGGGCGTTGGATCGCTGCCTCAGCGGCCCGGCGGCAGCTCGCGGCGGTCGGAGCCGGGGAGTTCAGGGCGCTGCTGTCCCGGCAGCTCTTCTCGGCGGGCGCCGGTGGGCAGACCGTAGCCCGCGGCGCCGGTCGGCGGAAGCGAGGAGTACCGAGGGGTCGGCGGCGCGGTGTAGTCGGCGTCGACAACGGTTGCAGCGACGTGCTGGGCGTGCGCGATCTCGGGCGAGCCGGGCTGAAATGGGTAGCCGACGGCCTGCGGATGCGAACTCTGGCCGTCGACGGTGACCTTGCGGGTGCGCCGCAACGTGAAGGTGATCTCCTCGACTTCCTCGAATGCCTGCCGCGCGGTACGCAGCGGATGCGTCGCCGTGTCGAGCGCGTTGGCGACGAACGACGGGACCAGCGGCCGGATGAAACGGGCCGCGGTGTCGGTGAACGGCACCGTGCCGATCAGCGGCAACTCGAGACCGCCGCCGCTGGGCGGCGCCGCCGGTGTGGCGGCGACGGTCACGGGGGCCGGTAGGTTCGGCGTCACCTCGGGGGGCATGGCGCTGTCCTTTCGATCGTCCGCCGTAGCGGCGGGAAGTTCGGGGCGGCGCGGCGGCTCGGTGATACCGATCTCGATGCCGCCGATGGCCGCGATGATGCGAGTGCGCTGCCGCTCCCGGTCGATGGCCGTGTCCGCCTCCACCGCGAGGCGGGCGGCGGTGAGCTGCTGTTCGGAGCGCAGGGCCTCGGCCTCGGCGCGCACTTCGGCCTGCTTGACCGCGATAACCGCATCGGCTTCGCGCTCGGCGCGGTCGTACACCGTGCGCGCCGCGTTGTGCCGGTCGAACGACGTCTCTCCCCGCCACCACCGCAGCACCAGAGGCAGCAGGGCCAGCGTGACGAACGCCACGATGAGGAGAACGCGCAGCGGCAGCGCGTCGTGCATCGTGTAGTCGTTCATCGCTTGCCAGCGTGCGCCGAGCCCTCGGTCGGCGTCGTCGAAGGCGGCGGTTCGTGCGGCCGAGAGGTCGTTCTGATCGGCGGCGATCCGGCGGTCGGCGGCGTCGACCCGGCCCTGCGCGGCAGCGAGCTGCTTGCGGGCGTCGTCGAGCATGTCGTTGGCCGTCTGCGTCTCCGGGCCGCGGCCGGGCACACCGGTGATCCTGGTGCGGGGGCACTCCGGGGCCGGGTTGTACTCGCAGCGGGCGATCACGAGGGCCTGGTCGATATCCGTCTGTGCCTTGCCGATCGCCTGTTCGAGGGCAGCCCGGTCGGCTTTCGCCCGGTCCAGTTCGCCCTGCGTCGCGACGACCCGTGGCGCCGAGTCCACCGACCGTTGCGCCTTCTCGTCCAGCAGCCGATCGACGGACCCGCTGAACAGCACGACAGCGGCGAGTTCGGCGATCAATCCGCCCGCCAGCACGGCCACCGCGACGCGCGCGGTCATCCCGAGCCGATCCGGTCCTCCGCTCGGCCGCGCCGTGGCCAGAGCCCGCGCGAGCGTGCCGGTCAGTGTGGCGACCAGGATGCCCGCCGCGAGCGCGACCCACCACGGCCACGTGGACGCCGCGGCCGCGGCGCCGACCGCACCGGAGATCGTCGCGAACAACGCCACCACAGCGCCGGTGACCGCATACCCGGCGCGCTCGTGGCGATCGGTGATCGCGCTGGTCCGACCCCCGCCGAGCCAGGTGAACAAGCCGGTGACGGTCATCGGAATGCACATCCTCTACGTCCCAGGCGCTTTCGCGGGCGCGACGAAACTGTCACGGATTCGTTGTGACAGCGTGACAGGCGCGCCGGGCTCGCAGCGAGCAGGGGCGGCCGGATGTGTCCAGGCTCACAGATCGTCCGAAGCGGGACGGGGCGTGGCGGGTGGATGCGCCTACGCTGGCGCGGTGATTCCGTTCCGTGCGAGCCATCTCGGGAGGTCAGGGCGTGCGCAGAGTCGGGTTGACGTTGCTGGCCGCGGCGTTGCTGATGTGGCCGGCTAGCGCAGGGGCCGCCCCGGCCGACCGGTCACTGGACCGGCTGGTCGCCTTGGTGGTCGAGCGCTTGGACACCGCCGACGCGGTGGCCGCGGCGAAGTGGATGGCCGCCGGTGAGCGCGGCATCGAGCCGACCATCGATGATCCGGCCAGAGAAGCGGAGGTCTACGACGCGATGGCCCGGCTCGGCAACGGTCGCTATCTGCCGGAGAATTGGGTGCGGCAGGTGTTCTTCGGACAGATCGAAGCCAGTAAGACGGTGCAGCGCGGATTGATACTGCGGTGGCGTTTCGACCCCGCCGCCGCGCCCACCGCACCGGCAGGCCTCGCGTCGGTGCGCCCGATCATCGACCGGGTGAACGTCGAGATCCTCGACGAGTTGACCGCGCGCCGGGCCGAACTGGTCGCGCCGGACTGCCCGGAGCGATTGGCCCGCAGCGTCTTCGGTGTGTTCACCACCGGCCGCGGCGACGCCCTGCACCGGGCGGCGCTGGTGCGGGCCTCCGCATCGCTCTGCCCCGTGTAGTGCCGGTCGGCGCCGCCCGGAGGGCCGTGCCGGAAAGATGTGTCCAACACCACTTCCCGATATTTGCTGGTTATGTGCTGAATCCCACATCGGACAAAAGAGTCCGGACGGTCGGATCCTATTAACGGCATGTCACACCCGTGTCGTAAATATCTCACCGGCCGGATCTCCGAGTTAGCCGCCGCCACATGGTTTGCCGGGCACCGGCCGGGGGAAATCCATTTCGATGCAGGTGAGGGCGGTTTCCCGGCCTGGTGAGGAAGGTCTCGGGTCGGTGTCGCGCGTCGGTTTCCCCAGCTGGCACCGGGTGCCATGGGGATCGATCGCACGGCAGGCGCTGCTTTACACTGGACAACGCGCACACGTGGAGGACCCAATGCAGAAGCCCAGCTAAACCTGGTTATTAGCGAAACCTAAGTTGGTTGGGCCCTGGACCTGACTTATCGTTTGCTCTTACGCCGAACACAGAACGTTCGGCTACCTCGCCCGCTCGGGCAGCCCCTAGCCGGTGCTCAGCGTAGCGGGAGGGCACCTGCTCGGAGGTAAGGATCTTGTTAGGGATCCGTTACCGAAGGGCACCCACTACGTCACAGAAGCGGGTGGAAACAACTGCAGACCTGACTGCACGCCGAAGACCATCAGCGCGGCTGGCTTCGGAACGTACGGGCGCAGTCTTGTACGGAGGCGTTCGACGAAAGGCCGTTTTTCTTCGAAGGCCCACTTTCTTGAAGGCAGAGGCATGACGCAACTTCCTGGCCACCGGTCACCTGGACCCATGGGGCTCTACGACCCGGCGAACGAGCACGACGCCTGCGGCGTCGCATTCGTCGTCGACATGCACGGCCGCCGCAGCCGCGACATCGTCGACAAGGCTATTACGGCTCTGTTGAACCTGGAGCACCGTGGCGCCGCGGGCGCCGAGCCCAACAGTGGCGACGGCGCGGGCATCCTGATCCAGGTCCCCGACCGCTTCTTCCGCGCCATCGTGGACTTCGAGTTGCCTCCGGAGGGCTCCTACGCCACCGGTATCGCCTTCCTCCCGCAGGCCCGTCGCGAAGCCGCGCGCGCCGCCTACGGTGTGGAGAAGATCGTGAAGGAAGAGGGTCTCGAGGTCCTCGGCTGGCGTGAGGTGCCGATCGACGAGTCCTCGCTCGGCGCCCTGGCGCGCGACGCCATGCCGACCTTCCGGCAGATCTTCATCGCCTCGCCGAAGAACGCTTCCGATCCGCTGTCGGATATGGATCTGGAGCGCCGCGCCTATGTCGTGCGCAAGCGGGTCGAGCGCGAACTCGGGTCGGCCGGTGCGGGTGAGGGCGCGGTCGGCAGGGAGTCGGTCTACTTCCCGAGCCTGTCCGGGCAGACCTTCGTCTACAAGGGCATGTTCACCACGCCGCAGCTGCGCGCGTTCTACCTGGATCTGCAGGACTCCCGCGTGGAGAGCGCCCTGGGCATCGTGCACTCCCGGTTCTCCACCAACACCTTCCCCTCCTGGCCGCTGGCGCACCCGTTCCGCCGGGTGGCGCACAACGGTGAGATCAACACCGTCACCGGCAACGAGAACTGGATGCGCGCCCGCGAGGCGCTGCTGCGCAGCGATGTCTTCGGCGTCGACTCCGCGGGCAAGAACCGGCTGGAGAAGATCTTCCCCATCTGTACTCCGGGGGCGAGCGACACCGCCCGGTTCGACGAGGTGCTGGAACTGC
Encoded here:
- a CDS encoding DUF4407 domain-containing protein — protein: MTVTGLFTWLGGGRTSAITDRHERAGYAVTGAVVALFATISGAVGAAAAASTWPWWVALAAGILVATLTGTLARALATARPSGGPDRLGMTARVAVAVLAGGLIAELAAVVLFSGSVDRLLDEKAQRSVDSAPRVVATQGELDRAKADRAALEQAIGKAQTDIDQALVIARCEYNPAPECPRTRITGVPGRGPETQTANDMLDDARKQLAAAQGRVDAADRRIAADQNDLSAARTAAFDDADRGLGARWQAMNDYTMHDALPLRVLLIVAFVTLALLPLVLRWWRGETSFDRHNAARTVYDRAEREADAVIAVKQAEVRAEAEALRSEQQLTAARLAVEADTAIDRERQRTRIIAAIGGIEIGITEPPRRPELPAATADDRKDSAMPPEVTPNLPAPVTVAATPAAPPSGGGLELPLIGTVPFTDTAARFIRPLVPSFVANALDTATHPLRTARQAFEEVEEITFTLRRTRKVTVDGQSSHPQAVGYPFQPGSPEIAHAQHVAATVVDADYTAPPTPRYSSLPPTGAAGYGLPTGARREELPGQQRPELPGSDRRELPPGR
- a CDS encoding chorismate mutase yields the protein MRRVGLTLLAAALLMWPASAGAAPADRSLDRLVALVVERLDTADAVAAAKWMAAGERGIEPTIDDPAREAEVYDAMARLGNGRYLPENWVRQVFFGQIEASKTVQRGLILRWRFDPAAAPTAPAGLASVRPIIDRVNVEILDELTARRAELVAPDCPERLARSVFGVFTTGRGDALHRAALVRASASLCPV
- a CDS encoding HAMP domain-containing protein — encoded protein: MQHREATLAAAPWGSRLLGSAEESSGLRRVRIQLLLTVPTLLGNLTGMVVSIVLVGFVLPGPSVFSRDLLLLDVLAAPLYAACALLIGLWWGTTRGLRALRWATDPERVPTEEEQAATTAIPRRLVRDQALLWFGGLVLLTTLYGLAEPRLIPKVAFGIAISAIVVCANSYLIIEFALRPVTARVLEAAASGRRRGIGVFGRALVVWVVGSGVPVAGMMVLAVSALVMDDVTKARLAVCVLSLGGATLVFGLLLMTQTLAATVAPILGVRRAMRQVEDGDLDVALAVYDGTELGELQSGFNHMVEGLREREQIRDLFGRHVGREVAAAALAGDPTLGGVETDAAALFIDIVGSTTMAATIPAPEMVALLNRFFGIVVDEVERHGGLINKFEGDAALAVFGTPTPLSDAAGAALAAARAIRARLDTTAGDFAAAVGVAAGRVVAGNVGAHQRYEFTVIGDAVNEAARLCELAKHQGLLLASGATVEAAAGPEAGRWQLGESVTLRGRLAPTRLARPLPGPPLQTEYAPDSGTRSADGS